A part of Solicola gregarius genomic DNA contains:
- the sufC gene encoding Fe-S cluster assembly ATPase SufC — MATLDIRDLHVEVDTEDGPKEILRGVDLTVKSGETHAIMGPNGSGKSTLAYSIAGHPKYKVTGGSVTLDGTDVLGMTVDQRARAGLFLAMQYPVEIPGVSVANFLRAAKTAVDGESPKLRTWIKDVNDALEGLKLDKQFAQRSVNDGFSGGEKKRHEIVQLDLLNPKFAVLDETDSGLDIDALRIVADGVNKFTSQGDRGLLLITHYTRILRYIKPDFVHVFVAGRVADEGGPELAEQLEAEGYDKYVRAATV, encoded by the coding sequence ATGGCCACACTGGACATTCGCGACCTGCACGTCGAGGTCGACACCGAGGACGGACCGAAGGAGATCCTGCGCGGCGTCGACCTGACCGTGAAGTCGGGCGAGACGCACGCGATCATGGGCCCCAACGGCTCCGGTAAGTCGACGCTCGCGTACTCGATCGCCGGTCACCCGAAGTACAAGGTCACCGGCGGTTCCGTCACGCTCGACGGCACCGACGTCCTCGGCATGACCGTCGACCAGCGCGCACGCGCCGGCCTGTTCCTCGCGATGCAGTACCCCGTCGAGATCCCCGGGGTCTCGGTCGCGAACTTCCTGCGGGCCGCCAAGACCGCGGTCGACGGCGAGTCGCCGAAGCTGCGTACCTGGATCAAGGACGTCAACGACGCGCTCGAGGGCCTGAAGCTGGACAAGCAGTTCGCCCAGCGCAGCGTCAACGACGGCTTCTCCGGCGGTGAGAAGAAGCGGCACGAGATCGTGCAGCTCGACCTGCTCAACCCGAAGTTCGCCGTCCTCGACGAGACCGACTCCGGCCTCGACATCGACGCGCTGCGCATCGTGGCCGACGGCGTCAACAAGTTCACGTCCCAGGGCGACCGCGGCCTGCTGCTGATCACGCACTACACGCGGATCCTGCGCTACATCAAGCCCGACTTCGTGCACGTGTTCGTCGCCGGACGCGTCGCCGACGAGGGCGGCCCGGAGCTCGCCGAGCAGCTCGAGGCCGAGGGCTATGACAAGTACGTGCGGGCGGCGACGGTCTGA
- a CDS encoding ABC transporter ATP-binding protein, whose amino-acid sequence MESPVVEVSGLVMRYGDVSAVDGLTMSVGRGTVTAVLGPNGAGKTTTIETCEGYRRPQGGYVRVLGLDPITDGADLRPRVGVMLQQGGSWSGARAGEMLAHVASLHAYPLDVDALVERLGLRSLGRTPYRRMSGGQRQRLGLAMAIVGRPELVFLDEPTAGLDPQARRATWQLVDDLRDAGVTVVLTTHYMDEAERLADQVHVVDNGRVIASGTPTQLTSSGAENTIRFTARPGLDVGELALALSSATKVVETMPGAYVVTGEVDPALLATLTAWCASNGVMAERLSVERRTLEDVFLELTGKELR is encoded by the coding sequence GTGGAGTCCCCCGTCGTCGAGGTCAGCGGCCTCGTCATGCGCTACGGGGATGTCTCGGCCGTCGACGGGCTGACCATGAGCGTCGGCCGAGGCACGGTCACCGCCGTTCTCGGACCCAACGGCGCCGGGAAGACCACCACCATCGAGACGTGCGAGGGCTACCGGCGGCCCCAGGGCGGGTACGTGCGCGTCCTCGGGCTCGACCCGATCACCGACGGCGCCGATCTGCGGCCGCGCGTCGGCGTCATGCTGCAGCAGGGCGGGTCCTGGTCTGGCGCCCGCGCCGGCGAGATGCTCGCCCACGTCGCGTCGCTGCACGCGTACCCGCTCGACGTCGACGCGCTGGTAGAGCGACTCGGCCTCCGCTCCCTCGGGCGCACGCCGTACCGGCGGATGTCCGGCGGCCAACGCCAACGGCTCGGACTCGCCATGGCGATCGTCGGGCGACCGGAGCTGGTGTTCCTCGACGAGCCGACCGCCGGCCTCGACCCGCAGGCACGCCGCGCGACCTGGCAGCTCGTCGACGACCTGCGCGATGCGGGCGTCACCGTGGTGCTGACCACGCACTACATGGACGAGGCTGAGCGCCTCGCCGACCAGGTCCACGTCGTGGACAACGGACGGGTCATCGCGAGCGGTACGCCGACGCAGCTCACGTCGTCGGGCGCCGAGAACACCATCCGGTTCACGGCACGGCCCGGTCTCGACGTCGGTGAGCTCGCGCTCGCACTCTCCTCGGCGACCAAGGTCGTCGAGACGATGCCCGGCGCGTACGTCGTCACGGGCGAGGTCGACCCGGCACTGTTGGCCACCCTCACGGCATGGTGTGCCTCGAACGGTGTGATGGCCGAACGGCTGTCCGTCGAGCGACGCACCCTCGAGGACGTCTTCCTCGAGCTGACCGGCAAGGAGCTGCGGTGA
- a CDS encoding helix-turn-helix transcriptional regulator produces the protein MKYTRAVETSPADDAPTRDRVVKSILESGPSTAADLAERLELTPAAVRRHLDHLLSEGTIEAREPRVTGHRGRGRPPKIFVITDAGREEFAQQYDDLAVHALRFLADSAGDEAVLEFARRRVAELEDRYRPLIEGASVEDRPRVLAEALTADGYAASVRTAPSGDQVCQHHCPVAHVAAEFPQLCDAETEVFARLLGQHVQRLATIAHGDGVCTTNVPDQPRNPRQPMAVASGGGSTTDASGPHDNGRTPA, from the coding sequence GTGAAATACACGCGTGCCGTCGAGACGTCGCCTGCGGACGACGCTCCGACGCGAGACCGCGTGGTCAAGAGCATCCTCGAGTCCGGCCCGTCGACGGCCGCCGATCTCGCCGAGCGCCTCGAGCTCACTCCCGCCGCCGTACGCCGGCACCTCGACCACCTCCTTTCGGAGGGCACGATCGAGGCGCGTGAGCCGAGGGTCACCGGGCACCGAGGTCGCGGGCGACCGCCGAAGATCTTCGTGATCACCGACGCCGGCCGCGAGGAGTTCGCTCAGCAGTACGACGACCTCGCCGTCCACGCGCTACGGTTCCTCGCCGACTCCGCGGGCGACGAGGCGGTGCTCGAGTTCGCTCGGCGACGCGTCGCCGAGCTCGAGGACCGCTACCGTCCGCTGATCGAGGGCGCGAGCGTCGAGGACCGTCCGCGCGTGCTCGCCGAGGCGCTGACCGCCGATGGTTACGCAGCGTCGGTACGCACGGCGCCGAGTGGCGACCAGGTGTGCCAGCACCATTGTCCGGTGGCGCATGTGGCGGCGGAGTTCCCGCAGCTGTGCGATGCCGAGACCGAGGTGTTCGCCCGGCTGCTGGGCCAGCACGTCCAGCGACTCGCGACCATCGCGCACGGCGACGGCGTGTGCACGACCAATGTTCCCGATCAACCCAGGAATCCCCGGCAACCGATGGCCGTTGCCTCTGGTGGCGGATCAACCACCGATGCATCCGGCCCGCACGACAATGGGAGGACTCCCGCATGA
- a CDS encoding FadR/GntR family transcriptional regulator → MTAETSGSARLTVFTPISQGGRADVVAQRITEAIRLGLVAEGEQLPSEAELAAQFGVSTVTLREALASLREQGYVTTRRGRNGGSFVRRPRSHPTDRLAQELARLSSTELRDLGDEATAVSAACAGLAARRAERATVTRMFELARALADTAPVAECARLDSRFHIEVAVGSQSERLTRREVSLQSEYANLLWLPEPEPLDPAAVAADHVAIAAAIENEDESLAYSLARGHATANMRRLIRAHIGLTT, encoded by the coding sequence GTGACCGCCGAGACGTCCGGATCCGCGCGGCTGACGGTGTTCACGCCGATCAGCCAGGGCGGTCGTGCGGATGTCGTGGCGCAGCGGATCACCGAGGCCATCCGTCTCGGCCTGGTCGCCGAGGGCGAGCAGCTGCCGTCGGAGGCCGAGCTCGCCGCTCAGTTCGGCGTCTCGACCGTCACCCTTCGCGAGGCGCTGGCGAGTCTGCGCGAGCAGGGGTACGTCACGACGCGGCGTGGCCGCAACGGCGGGAGCTTCGTACGCCGGCCCAGGAGCCACCCGACCGACCGGCTCGCCCAGGAGCTCGCTCGCCTGAGCAGCACGGAGCTGCGCGATCTCGGCGACGAGGCCACCGCCGTCTCCGCGGCATGCGCCGGCCTGGCCGCCCGGCGGGCCGAACGCGCTACGGTGACGCGTATGTTCGAACTGGCCCGTGCGCTCGCCGACACCGCACCGGTCGCCGAATGCGCACGCCTCGACAGCCGGTTCCACATCGAGGTCGCGGTCGGCTCGCAGTCCGAGCGCCTCACCCGACGCGAGGTGTCGCTGCAGTCCGAGTACGCGAACCTGCTGTGGCTCCCGGAGCCCGAGCCTCTCGACCCGGCGGCCGTCGCGGCCGACCACGTCGCCATCGCGGCCGCGATCGAGAACGAGGACGAGTCGCTCGCGTACTCACTCGCCCGCGGGCACGCCACCGCGAACATGCGTCGACTCATCCGCGCGCACATTGGACTCACGACATGA
- a CDS encoding ABC transporter permease yields the protein MSGATLDLTPRPGAAPLPRMVAAQARMESRLLLRNGEQILLALVIPLLVLVAGTESGDVVDLGTGSRIDILAPGVLALAILSTSFTSLAIATGFERRYEVLKLLGSTPLPRAGLLAGKTAAVLVVEAIQLVVLGGAALLLGWEPSGGVLAIAWLVLVVLLGTAAFGALGLLVAGVLRAEATLAAANLIYVLLLLGGAIVVPLGRYPDSAQPFLELLPSAALSEAIRAVTAGGGPGAEPLVVLVAWALLAGFAVAKTFRWE from the coding sequence GTGAGCGGCGCGACCTTGGACCTCACGCCGCGGCCCGGGGCTGCACCGCTGCCCCGGATGGTCGCCGCGCAGGCGCGGATGGAGAGCCGGCTCCTGCTCCGCAACGGCGAGCAGATCCTGCTCGCGCTCGTCATCCCGTTGCTCGTCCTCGTCGCCGGCACCGAGTCCGGCGACGTCGTCGACCTCGGCACCGGGTCACGCATCGACATCCTCGCCCCTGGCGTACTCGCCCTCGCGATCCTGTCGACGTCGTTCACCTCGCTGGCGATCGCGACCGGCTTCGAGCGGCGGTACGAGGTGCTCAAGCTGCTCGGTTCGACGCCGCTTCCACGAGCGGGGCTGCTCGCCGGCAAGACGGCCGCTGTCCTCGTCGTCGAGGCGATCCAGCTGGTCGTGCTCGGCGGTGCCGCGCTGCTCCTCGGCTGGGAACCGTCCGGCGGTGTGCTCGCGATCGCGTGGCTGGTCCTGGTGGTTCTCTTGGGCACCGCGGCGTTCGGCGCTCTCGGCCTGCTCGTCGCCGGCGTACTGCGCGCCGAGGCGACCCTGGCCGCCGCCAACCTGATCTACGTACTGCTGCTGCTCGGCGGAGCGATCGTCGTACCGCTCGGTCGGTATCCCGACTCGGCGCAGCCGTTCCTGGAGCTGCTGCCCTCGGCGGCGCTCTCCGAGGCCATCCGGGCGGTGACCGCCGGTGGCGGTCCGGGCGCGGAGCCGCTCGTGGTGCTGGTCGCGTGGGCCCTGCTCGCCGGCTTCGCCGTCGCCAAGACGTTCCGGTGGGAGTGA
- the sufD gene encoding Fe-S cluster assembly protein SufD, giving the protein MTATTDTDNAVSAAIETTDRIASHLHPTGSFSLDDHAVPNGLEEVWRFTPLKRLKGLHNGKFNPDGKVVASVDADERVRIETVGRDDARLGSVYAPGDRISAQAWTSFTEATVVTVPAETEVDEPIVVSVRGENADQATFGHIFLDLEQFASATIVLDHSGSALLAANVEIRIGDGAALTLLSVQDWDDDAVHVAHHHALVGRDATYKHVAVSFGGDVVRLNTSVEYGSTGGDVTLLGLYFADAGQHLEHRLFVDHNRPNGRSHVDYKGALQGDKAHTVWIGDVLIRKSGEGIETYESNDNLVLTDGCRADSVPNLEIETGEIAGAGHASTTGRFDDQHLFYLQSRGIPEEEARRLVVYGFFNDIIRRIGVPQVEPRLLSAVEAELAKNIGVAAVTSEPRA; this is encoded by the coding sequence GTGACTGCCACGACTGATACTGACAACGCCGTCTCCGCAGCGATCGAGACAACCGATCGCATCGCCAGCCATCTGCACCCAACGGGTTCGTTCTCCCTGGACGACCACGCGGTGCCGAACGGTCTCGAGGAGGTCTGGCGGTTCACGCCGCTGAAGCGGCTGAAGGGCCTGCACAACGGGAAGTTCAACCCCGACGGCAAGGTCGTCGCGAGTGTCGACGCCGACGAGCGCGTGCGCATCGAGACGGTCGGGCGCGACGACGCGCGGCTCGGCAGTGTGTACGCGCCGGGTGACCGGATCAGCGCGCAGGCGTGGACCTCGTTCACGGAGGCGACGGTCGTGACCGTGCCCGCCGAGACCGAGGTCGACGAGCCCATCGTGGTGAGCGTGCGGGGCGAGAACGCCGACCAGGCGACGTTCGGGCACATCTTCCTCGATCTCGAGCAGTTCGCCTCCGCGACGATCGTGCTCGACCACTCGGGCAGTGCCCTGCTCGCGGCCAACGTCGAGATACGCATCGGTGACGGTGCCGCACTCACGCTGCTGTCGGTACAGGACTGGGACGACGACGCCGTCCACGTCGCGCACCACCACGCCCTGGTCGGCCGCGACGCGACGTACAAGCATGTTGCGGTGTCGTTCGGCGGTGACGTCGTGCGTCTGAACACCTCGGTCGAGTACGGCAGCACCGGCGGCGACGTCACGTTGCTCGGCCTGTACTTCGCCGACGCCGGCCAGCACCTCGAGCATCGGCTCTTCGTCGACCACAACCGCCCGAACGGGCGCAGCCACGTCGACTACAAGGGCGCGCTCCAGGGCGACAAGGCGCACACGGTGTGGATCGGCGACGTGCTGATCCGCAAGTCGGGTGAGGGCATCGAGACGTACGAGAGCAACGACAACCTGGTGCTCACCGACGGCTGTCGCGCCGACTCCGTGCCGAACCTCGAGATCGAGACCGGCGAGATCGCGGGTGCCGGCCACGCGAGTACGACGGGTCGGTTCGACGACCAGCACCTGTTCTACCTGCAGAGCCGGGGCATCCCGGAAGAGGAGGCCCGTCGTCTGGTCGTGTACGGGTTCTTCAACGACATCATCCGGCGCATCGGTGTGCCGCAGGTCGAGCCGCGGCTGCTGAGCGCGGTCGAGGCCGAGCTGGCGAAGAACATCGGTGTTGCGGCGGTGACGAGCGAGCCACGAGCGTGA
- the sufB gene encoding Fe-S cluster assembly protein SufB, giving the protein MTTTSNERNAVEEANPELAGLGRYEFGWSDSDVAGAAAKRGLSEAVVRDISGKKDEPEWMLDLRLKGLKLFDRKPMPHWGADLDTIDFENIKYFVRSTEKQAASWEDLPDDIKNTYDKLGIPEAEKQRLVSGVAAQYESEVVYHKIREDLEEQGVIFLDTDTALKEHPELFKEYFTTVIPVGDNKFSALNTSVWSGGSFIYVPKGVHVDIPLQAYFRINTENMGQFERTLIIVDEDAYVHYVEGCTAPIYKTDSLHSAVVEIVVKKGGRCRYTTIQNWSNNVYNLVTKRATCEEGATMEWVDGNIGSKVTMKYPAIYLMGEHSRGETLSLAFAGEGQHQDSGAKMVHCAPHTSSSIISKSVARGGGRTSYRGLLQVQEGAEHSASTVKCDALLVDQISRSDTYPYVDVREDDVSLGHEATVSKVSADQLFYLMSRGLDEDEAMAMIVRGFVEPIARELPMEYALELNRLIELQMEGAVG; this is encoded by the coding sequence ATGACGACAACGTCCAACGAGCGCAACGCGGTCGAGGAAGCCAACCCGGAGCTCGCCGGCCTCGGCCGGTACGAGTTCGGGTGGTCCGACTCCGACGTCGCCGGTGCAGCCGCCAAACGCGGCCTGTCCGAGGCGGTCGTGCGCGACATCTCCGGGAAGAAGGACGAACCCGAGTGGATGCTCGACCTGCGCCTGAAGGGCCTCAAGCTGTTCGATCGCAAGCCGATGCCGCACTGGGGTGCGGACCTCGACACGATCGACTTCGAGAACATCAAGTACTTCGTACGCTCGACGGAGAAGCAGGCCGCGAGCTGGGAAGACCTCCCGGACGACATCAAGAACACCTACGACAAGCTCGGCATCCCCGAGGCGGAGAAGCAGCGCCTCGTGTCGGGCGTCGCCGCGCAGTACGAGTCCGAGGTCGTCTACCACAAGATCCGTGAGGATCTCGAGGAGCAGGGCGTCATCTTCCTCGACACCGACACGGCGCTCAAGGAGCACCCGGAGCTGTTCAAGGAGTACTTCACGACCGTCATCCCGGTCGGCGACAACAAGTTCTCCGCGCTGAACACCTCGGTCTGGTCCGGCGGCTCGTTCATCTACGTGCCGAAGGGTGTCCACGTCGACATCCCGCTGCAGGCGTACTTCCGCATCAACACCGAGAACATGGGTCAGTTCGAGCGGACGCTGATCATCGTCGACGAGGACGCGTACGTCCACTACGTCGAGGGCTGCACCGCGCCGATCTACAAGACCGACTCGCTGCACTCCGCCGTCGTCGAGATCGTCGTGAAGAAGGGCGGCCGCTGCCGCTACACGACGATCCAGAACTGGTCCAACAACGTCTACAACCTCGTCACGAAGCGCGCCACCTGCGAGGAAGGCGCGACCATGGAGTGGGTCGACGGCAACATCGGCTCCAAGGTGACGATGAAGTACCCCGCGATCTACCTGATGGGCGAGCACTCGCGCGGTGAGACGCTGTCGCTCGCGTTCGCGGGCGAGGGCCAGCACCAGGACTCCGGCGCCAAGATGGTGCACTGCGCGCCGCATACGTCGAGCTCGATCATCTCCAAGTCGGTCGCGCGCGGCGGCGGTCGTACGTCGTACCGCGGTCTGCTGCAGGTCCAGGAGGGCGCCGAGCACTCCGCGAGCACGGTCAAGTGCGACGCCCTGCTGGTCGACCAGATCAGCCGATCCGACACCTATCCGTACGTCGACGTGCGAGAGGACGACGTCTCGCTCGGCCACGAGGCAACGGTCTCGAAGGTCAGCGCCGACCAGCTGTTCTACCTGATGAGCCGCGGCCTCGACGAGGACGAGGCGATGGCGATGATCGTCCGCGGTTTCGTGGAGCCGATCGCGCGCGAGCTGCCGATGGAGTACGCCCTCGAGCTGAACCGACTGATCGAGCTGCAAATGGAAGGTGCCGTGGGGTGA
- the sufU gene encoding Fe-S cluster assembly sulfur transfer protein SufU → MDLDVLYQEIILDHYKNPHGKGLREPYEAEVHHVNPTCGDEITMRVHLEGEQVADISYDAEGCSISQASASVLNDLLIGKSVGDAMGVLDEFQSVMQGRGQVEPDEERLEDGVAFAGVAKFPARVKCALLSWMAFKDATAQAAAASGGARDE, encoded by the coding sequence ATGGATCTCGATGTCCTGTACCAGGAGATCATTCTCGATCACTACAAGAACCCGCACGGCAAGGGCCTGCGCGAGCCGTACGAGGCCGAGGTACATCACGTCAACCCGACCTGTGGTGACGAGATCACGATGCGCGTACACCTCGAAGGCGAGCAGGTCGCCGACATCTCCTACGACGCCGAAGGCTGCTCGATCAGCCAGGCGTCGGCCTCGGTGCTCAACGACCTGCTGATCGGCAAGTCGGTCGGCGACGCGATGGGCGTGCTGGACGAGTTCCAGTCGGTGATGCAGGGCCGCGGCCAGGTCGAGCCGGACGAGGAGCGCCTCGAGGACGGCGTCGCGTTCGCGGGCGTGGCGAAGTTTCCGGCGCGGGTAAAGTGTGCACTGTTGTCCTGGATGGCCTTCAAGGACGCTACGGCGCAGGCCGCAGCGGCGAGCGGCGGAGCGAGGGACGAGTGA
- a CDS encoding metal-sulfur cluster assembly factor, with product MTENATDLPEVDLSADTTVAVDDVNEALKDVVDPELGINIVDLGLVYGISLDDDNNASIDMTLTSAACPLTDVIEDQTRQSLEGVVNDFRINWVWMPPWGPDKITDDGREMLRALGFNV from the coding sequence ATGACCGAGAACGCAACCGATCTACCAGAGGTCGATCTGTCCGCGGACACCACGGTCGCGGTCGACGACGTCAACGAGGCCCTCAAGGATGTCGTCGATCCCGAGCTCGGCATCAACATCGTCGACCTCGGCCTCGTGTACGGCATTTCGCTCGACGACGACAACAACGCGTCGATCGACATGACGCTGACCTCCGCGGCCTGCCCGCTGACCGACGTCATCGAGGACCAGACGCGTCAGTCGCTCGAGGGCGTGGTCAATGACTTCCGGATCAACTGGGTCTGGATGCCGCCGTGGGGTCCCGACAAGATCACCGACGACGGCCGCGAGATGCTGCGGGCCCTCGGCTTCAACGTCTAG
- a CDS encoding COX15/CtaA family protein — translation MRRLIEAFRTPTAGLVRGLTIANLVANIGIVVTGGAVRLTGSGLGCPTWPQCTEDSLTPHSELGVYGIIEFGNRLLTYVLVAIAIATWFAILRWRPRRRNALVLATAIALGIPFQGVIGGITVLTDLNPWVVALHMMLSMGLSAAATVLMLWVRRPPDIGGPPVLPGPVRHLVGLTYLALWVTVYLGTIVTGSGPHAGDLDARRNGLDPAAMSQLHADSVFVLLGLTVGCVFAVRAVGGPVRLAYLLLGTELAQGTIGFVQYLTDLPVVLVGIHMLGAAVLVAAGTALVVVAHAPAELGSARPRIPRTDGAGN, via the coding sequence ATGCGCAGGTTGATCGAGGCGTTCCGCACGCCCACCGCGGGGTTGGTACGCGGGCTCACGATCGCGAACCTGGTGGCGAACATCGGCATCGTCGTCACCGGAGGCGCCGTACGCCTGACGGGCTCCGGCCTCGGCTGCCCGACCTGGCCGCAGTGCACCGAGGACTCCCTCACCCCGCACTCCGAGCTCGGTGTCTACGGCATCATCGAGTTCGGTAACCGGTTGCTGACGTACGTCCTTGTCGCGATCGCTATCGCCACCTGGTTCGCGATCCTGCGCTGGCGGCCGCGGCGGCGTAACGCCTTGGTGCTCGCGACAGCGATCGCGCTCGGCATCCCGTTCCAGGGAGTCATCGGTGGCATCACCGTGCTCACCGACCTCAACCCCTGGGTCGTCGCGCTGCACATGATGCTGTCGATGGGACTCAGCGCGGCCGCGACCGTGCTGATGCTCTGGGTGCGCAGACCGCCGGACATCGGCGGGCCACCCGTACTCCCCGGGCCCGTACGCCACCTGGTGGGCCTGACCTACCTGGCGCTGTGGGTGACCGTCTACCTGGGCACGATCGTCACCGGCAGCGGACCGCACGCGGGCGACCTCGATGCCCGCCGCAACGGGCTCGACCCGGCAGCGATGAGCCAGCTGCATGCCGACTCCGTGTTCGTCCTGTTGGGGTTGACCGTCGGCTGCGTGTTCGCGGTTCGAGCCGTCGGCGGACCGGTACGACTCGCGTACCTCCTGCTCGGCACGGAGCTTGCGCAAGGCACGATCGGCTTCGTGCAGTACCTCACCGACCTGCCCGTGGTGCTGGTCGGCATCCACATGCTGGGGGCAGCCGTGCTGGTCGCCGCGGGCACGGCTCTCGTCGTGGTCGCCCATGCACCGGCGGAGCTGGGATCGGCGCGGCCGCGCATACCCCGCACCGACGGGGCCGGGAACTAG
- a CDS encoding cysteine desulfurase, which produces MVVAESSAADVGYDIDLVRQDFPVLGRRLAGDRPLVYLDSANTSQKPTVVIDAIDDHYRNHNANVARALHQLGAEATEAYEGARDKVAAFIGARSRDEIIFAKNISEGLNLVANVLAWAGPPYGVGEGDEIVITEMEHHSNIVPWQLLAQRRGATLRWFGLTDEGRLDLSNIDDVITERTKVVSLVHVSNMLGTINPVAQIAQRAHEVGALVVVDAAQAVPQLPYDVLSTGADFVGFTGHKAVGPTGIGVLWGRHDILEQLPPFLGGGEMIETVTMERSTYAPPPARFEAGTQPIAEAVGLGVAVDYLSGLDMGAVAAHERRITAYALGQLAEVKGLRVIGPTEAVDRGGAISFELDGVHPHDVAQVLDSRGVAVRAGHHCAKPAHARFGVQSSVRASPYLYTTEAEIDALVEALEYTKNYFKVG; this is translated from the coding sequence ATGGTTGTCGCCGAGTCCAGCGCCGCCGACGTCGGTTACGACATCGACCTGGTGCGCCAGGACTTCCCGGTGCTGGGTCGGCGGCTGGCCGGTGACCGGCCGCTCGTCTACCTCGACAGCGCGAACACGTCGCAGAAGCCGACGGTGGTCATCGACGCGATCGACGACCATTACCGCAACCACAACGCGAACGTCGCGCGGGCGCTGCATCAGCTCGGCGCCGAGGCGACCGAGGCGTACGAGGGCGCCCGCGACAAGGTCGCGGCGTTCATCGGCGCGCGTAGCCGCGACGAGATCATCTTCGCGAAGAACATCTCCGAGGGCCTGAACCTCGTCGCGAACGTCCTCGCCTGGGCCGGTCCGCCCTACGGCGTCGGCGAGGGCGACGAGATCGTCATCACCGAGATGGAGCACCACTCGAACATCGTGCCGTGGCAGCTGCTGGCGCAGCGGCGGGGCGCGACGCTGCGGTGGTTCGGGCTCACCGACGAGGGTCGGCTCGACCTGTCGAACATCGACGATGTGATCACCGAGCGTACGAAGGTCGTCTCGCTCGTGCACGTGTCGAACATGCTGGGCACGATCAACCCCGTCGCCCAGATCGCGCAACGCGCGCACGAGGTCGGTGCACTCGTCGTCGTCGACGCGGCCCAGGCGGTGCCCCAGCTTCCGTACGACGTGCTCTCCACCGGCGCCGACTTCGTCGGCTTCACCGGCCACAAGGCCGTCGGGCCGACCGGCATCGGCGTCCTGTGGGGCCGTCACGACATCCTGGAGCAGCTGCCCCCGTTCCTCGGCGGCGGCGAGATGATCGAGACCGTCACGATGGAGCGGTCGACGTACGCCCCGCCGCCGGCGCGGTTCGAGGCGGGCACCCAGCCGATCGCCGAGGCCGTCGGTCTCGGCGTCGCGGTCGACTATCTCAGCGGCCTCGACATGGGCGCCGTCGCCGCGCACGAACGCCGCATCACCGCGTACGCCTTGGGCCAGCTGGCCGAAGTGAAGGGCCTGCGCGTCATCGGCCCGACCGAGGCCGTCGACCGCGGGGGAGCGATCAGTTTCGAGCTCGACGGGGTGCATCCGCACGACGTGGCGCAGGTACTCGACTCACGCGGCGTCGCGGTGCGGGCGGGCCACCACTGCGCGAAGCCGGCGCACGCGCGGTTCGGTGTGCAGTCGTCCGTACGCGCCTCGCCGTACCTCTACACCACCGAGGCGGAAATCGACGCGCTCGTCGAGGCGTTGGAGTACACCAAGAACTACTTCAAGGTCGGGTGA
- a CDS encoding non-heme iron oxygenase ferredoxin subunit, translating to MSFTRAAAFNDVPKGGAIGVEVGGVDVALVRDGDDVYAIHDECSHAEIPLSEGDVEGCEIECWLHGSRFDARTGAVLNLPATEPVAVYPCRREGDDVEVDVENPLPAP from the coding sequence ATGAGCTTCACCCGTGCAGCGGCGTTCAACGACGTGCCCAAGGGCGGCGCGATCGGGGTCGAGGTCGGCGGTGTCGACGTCGCCCTGGTGCGCGACGGCGACGACGTGTACGCGATCCACGACGAGTGCTCGCACGCCGAGATCCCGCTCTCGGAGGGCGACGTCGAGGGCTGCGAGATCGAGTGCTGGCTGCACGGCTCACGCTTCGACGCGCGTACCGGCGCGGTGCTGAACCTGCCGGCGACCGAGCCGGTCGCCGTCTATCCGTGTCGCCGCGAGGGCGACGACGTCGAGGTCGACGTCGAGAACCCGCTTCCCGCACCGTGA